The following proteins are encoded in a genomic region of Clarias gariepinus isolate MV-2021 ecotype Netherlands chromosome 12, CGAR_prim_01v2, whole genome shotgun sequence:
- the b4galnt3a gene encoding beta-1,4-N-acetylgalactosaminyltransferase 3 translates to MDQQLSSSGGSLSVKNVKLLRVLFLSLLALSVFTYFAVYQDEAKTLPALGFWESHHHGHSSAQKRAQDEQPLWKPAFLGEVNMHVFEDWCGGSVSQLRANVLYPLFPHTRTTIGRLAINAGWKNYGVRIFGYLHPVKTDEYIFAVASDNNAEIWLSSDDSPKGVKLIAYLGKTGNEWAAPGEYEKFSSQTSLPVLLTKDKRYFFEVLYKQSEGIDHLEVAWRLNNEDSSFEVITAEYLSLYVDESSLLMTENDHIPQTKASHQSRLDSAYKTVKDVDMVKADSRDFIYSIPLLEESNSENLFPECDYYPIYIFDNETIERYDGINYVHYSAVYPNDHTRLTHEQTDDQKCFYEKDEAYFKEGGFSPFLKIDKKADNKKPVPKSLSNSEEKEPNWEQVFHVNALDFHSKQSDAVMETCRKAGNIIMLKKEVMPVVQALINQLHTTKATSDFHIKRVLNVERKSNETTGTRYLMELELEDTEGKRFLFSKYLYLTKEKKIEKNPGLPKLCSPKGFSWNPKATVHVVLAVKNQGRWIMHFIKEMEKIYKATGDKNFNIIIIDYNSTDIDVEKELKNAILPSYQFKRLGGAFGRSPGLQEGIDLVQDNSSILFLCDLHLNFPVTIIDTIRKHCVQGKMAFAPVVMRLECGATVQAPAGFWETYGYGLVGIYKSDIIRIGGMNTQEFTDKWGGEDWELLDRILLHKLEVERLNLRNFLHFFHTRHGMWNEA, encoded by the exons ATGGATCAGCAGTTGAGCAGTTCTGGAGGGTCTCTTAGtgtcaaaaatgtaaaacttttaagagtattgtttttgtctttactaGCACTGAGTGTTTTCACATATTTTGCTGTTTATCAAGATGAAGCTAAAACTCTTCCAGCTCTTG gaTTTTGGGAAAGCCACCACCATGGGCACTCCTCCGCTCAG AAACGAGCCCAAGATGAACAGCCATTATGGAAACCTGCG TTTCTAGGTGAAGTGAACATGCATGTTTTCGAGGACTGGTGTGGAGGTTCTGTGAGTCAGCTAAGAGCAAACGTGCTGTACCCTCTTTTCCCCCAT ACCCGCACCACAATCGGCCGGCTGGCTATTAATGCTGGATGGAAAAACTATGGTGTGCGAATTTTTGGATATCTTCATCCTGTAAAAACTG ATGAATACATTTTTGCTGTTGCCTCCGACAATAACGCAGAAATCTGGCTGAGTTCAGATGACAGCCCTAAAGGAGTCAAACTTATAGCCTACCTTGGCAAG ACAGGAAATGAATGGGCAGCCCCAGGAGAGTATGAGAAATTTTCCTCTCAAACATCACTACCTGTTTT ACTAACGAAAGACAAGCGGTATTTCTTTGAAGTACTCTACAAACAAAGTGAAGGAATTGATCACCTGGAGGTCGCA tggCGTCTCAATAATGAAGATAGTAGTTTTGAGGTCATTACTGCAGAGTATTTGTCCCTCTATGTTG ATGAGTCCTCTCTACTGATGACTGAAAATGATCACATCCCGCAAACAAAAGCCAGTCATCAGTCGCGCCTTGACTCTGCTTACAAGACAGTAAAGGATGTGGACATGGTCAAAGCAGACTCACGAGACTTTATTTATAGTA TACCCCTGCTGGAGGAATCCAACTCGGAAAATTTGTTTCCAGAATGTGACTACTATCCAATTTATATATTTGACAACGAGACCATTGAGAGATATGATGGTATAAATTAT GTTCACTACTCAGCAGTGTATCCCAATGATCATACAAGACTAACACATGAACAGACTGATGATCAGAAGTGCTTTTATGAAAAGGATGAAGCTTACTTTAAAGA GGGTGGGTTTAGTCCCTTTCTAAAAATTGATAAGAAAGCAGACAACAAAAAGCCAG TGCCCAAATCCTTATCAAATAGTGAGGAAAAAGAGCCAAATTGGGAACAGGTCTTCCATGTAAATGCTTTGGATTTTCATTCAAAGCAGAGTGATGCTGTTATGGAGACCTGCAGAAAAGCTGGAAATATTATAATGCTCAAAAAAGAAGTCATGCCTGTGGTTCAAGCCTTAATAAATCAGCTACACACAACAAAGGCTACAAG TGATTTCCACATAAAGCGTGTGCTAAATGTGGAGAGGAAATCAAATGAAACTACAGGCACTCGATACCTAATggagctggagctggaggaCACAGAAGGGAAACGCTTTCTGTTCTCTAAATATTTATATCTtacaaaggagaaaaaaatagagaagAATCCAGGACTACCTAAACTCTGTAGCCCAAAAGGTTTTTCCTGGAATCCAAAAGCAACAGTCCATGTTGTTCTAGCAG TGAAAAACCAAGGGAGATGGATCATGCATTTTATAAAGGAAATGGAGAAAATATACAAAGCCACTGGAGACAAAAACTTTAACATCATTATCATAGACTATAACAGCACCGATATTGATGTAGAGAAGGAActaaaaaatgctattttaccAAG CTACCAGTTTAAAAGATTGGGTGGAGCTTTTGGCAGATCACCAGGACTACAAGAAGGAATAGATCTTGTTCAA GATAATAGCAGCATTTTGTTCCTTTGTGACCTACACCTGAATTTTCCTGTGACAATAATAGACACTATACGGAAACACTGTGTGCAAGGAAAAATGGCATTTGCTCCTGTTGTAATGAGACTGGAATGTGGAGCCACAGTGCAGGCTCCTGCAG GTTTCTGGGAAACTTATGGTTATGGTCTTGTTGGCATTTACAAATCAGACATTATTCGAATCGGAGGTATGAACACACAAGAGTTTACAGACAAGTGGGGAGGGGAGGACTGGGAGTTGCTGGACAG AATCTTACTGCACAAGTTAGAAGTGGAACGGCTCAACCTGAGGAATTTCTTACACTTCTTCCACACAAGGCATGGCATGTGGAATGAAGCTTAA
- the LOC128534479 gene encoding protein FAM133A-like, which produces MRGNRSENVLKKQLCFIEWTYWLARRHKHGVLGRLLKDIRNDGNIEIITTGDEGPPAMMVDTSTDTSTDSSSDSSTDSSSSSTSDSSDKEKKKKEYKKKNGKKRSKKRKKENKKAKRSGGKGERVASISDVVKRYRRVLKHVQRGFRMTTAFKKARVSRNAVKDTAAIAEIYIADKSLLSQFKGKYTLLKLAQICQKKIVGELAEKIIEMKNNKQLIPFSAKKA; this is translated from the exons ATGCGGGGGAATCGGTCTGAGAACGTCTTAAAAAAACAGCTCTGCTTCATTGAGTGGACTTACTGGTTAGCCAGAAGACATAAACATGGTGTACTTGGACGACTTCTCAAGGACATAAGGAATG ATGGGAACATTGAGATAATAACCACTGGAGATGAGGGGCCACCGGCCATGATGGTGGACACCAGCACTGACACTAGCACTGATTCAAGCTCTGACTccagcactgactccagctccAGCTCTACCTCTGACTCTTCAGataaggaaaagaagaaaaaggagtataaaaaaaagaatggcaagaagagaagcaaaaaaagaaagaaggaaaacaaaaaggcaAAGAGGTCAGGCGGAAAAGGAGAGCGAG ttgCCTCAATCTCGGATGTGGTGAAAAGATATCGGCGTGTCCTCAAACATGTGCAAAGAGGCTTCAGGATGACCACAGCTTTCAAGAAAGCTCGCGTTTCAAGAAATGCCGTGAAAGACACGGCAGCAATTGCAGAGATTTACATAGCTGACAAAAGTCTCCTAAGCCAGTTCAAGGGTAAATACACACTTCTGAAACTAGCGCAAatttgtcagaaaaaaatagttGGTGAGCTGGCAGAAAAGataattgaaatgaaaaacaacaaacagctCATCCCCTTTTCTGCCAAGAAAGCCTGA